A window of the Salvelinus alpinus chromosome 3, SLU_Salpinus.1, whole genome shotgun sequence genome harbors these coding sequences:
- the sfxn2 gene encoding sideroflexin-2 isoform X1, protein MAVSGFDIDVPRWDQSKFMGRLKHFANITDWRTALLPDSRLDEAKALVDSCRAGSVPPGTTEEQLHYAKKLYDSAFHPDTGDRMNLIGRMSFQVPGGMAITGGMLQFYRTVPAVVFWQWVNQSFNALVNYTNRNAASPITPNQIGVAYLTATSTALATAVGLNFYTKRAPPLVARWVPFAAVASANCVNIPMMRQQELLNGIAVTDENGNKLGHSKKAAVKGITQVVISRITMAAPGMIILPVIMQRLEKFKFMQRITFFHGPLQVMMVGAFLVFMVPAACSLFPQQCSMAVSKLEPELRESILCRYGDSVQYVYFNKGL, encoded by the exons ATGGCAGTGAGTGGGTTTGACATTGACGTGCCACGGTGGGATCAGTCCAAGTTTATGGGAAGATTGAAGCACTTTGCCAACATCACAGACTGGAGGACAGCACTACTGCCGGACTCACGACTGGATGAGGCTAAAGCGCTGGTGGATAGCTGCAG AGCGGGGTCCGTTCCCCCCGGCACCACAGAGGAACAGCTGCACTACGCCAAGAAGCTCTATGACTCTGCCTTTCACCCTGACACTGGCGATCGCATGAACCTGATTGGTCGAATGTCCTTCCAGGTGCCCGGAGGGATGGCCATAACGGGTGGTATGCTACAGttttacag gaCAGTCCCTGCTGTAGTGTTCTGGCAGTGGGTGAATCAGTCGTTTAATGCTCTGGTCAACTACACCAACAGAAATGCTGCTTCCCCCATCACACCCAA TCAAATCGGAGTAGCCTATTTAACAGCAACTAGCACTGCTCTAGCCACTGCTGTGGGACTCAACTTCTACACAAAG AGAGCCCCTCCGCTGGTGGCGCGCTGGGTTCCGTTTGCAGCTGTGGCGTCCGCTAACTGTGTCAATATCCCAATGATGAGGCAACA GGAGCTCCTGAATGGCATAGCTGTAACAGATGAGAATGGAAACAAACTTGGCCATTCCAAG AAAGCAGCTGTGAAGGGCATCACCCAGGTGGTCATTTCCCGGATTACCATGGCAGCACCGGGCATGA tCATTCTCCCCGTCATCATGCAGAGACTTGAGAAATTCAAGTTTATGCAG AGGATCACCTTCTTCCACGGACCTTTACAAGTCATGATGGTGGGAGCGTT CCTGGTCTTCATGGTCCCTGCAGCCTGCTCCCTGTTCCCTCAGCAATG CTCCATGGCTGTGTCTAAGCTGGAGCCAGAGCTAAGGGAGTCCATCTTGTGTCGTTATGGGGACAGTGTACAGTACGTCTACTTCAACAAGGGCCTATGA
- the sfxn2 gene encoding sideroflexin-2 isoform X2 — MAVSGFDIDVPRWDQSKFMGRLKHFANITDWRTALLPDSRLDEAKALVDSCRAGSVPPGTTEEQLHYAKKLYDSAFHPDTGDRMNLIGRMSFQVPGGMAITGGMLQFYRTVPAVVFWQWVNQSFNALVNYTNRNAASPITPNQIGVAYLTATSTALATAVGLNFYTKRAPPLVARWVPFAAVASANCVNIPMMRQQELLNGIAVTDENGNKLGHSKKAAVKGITQVVISRITMAAPGMKDHLLPRTFTSHDGGSVPGLHGPCSLLPVPSAMLHGCV, encoded by the exons ATGGCAGTGAGTGGGTTTGACATTGACGTGCCACGGTGGGATCAGTCCAAGTTTATGGGAAGATTGAAGCACTTTGCCAACATCACAGACTGGAGGACAGCACTACTGCCGGACTCACGACTGGATGAGGCTAAAGCGCTGGTGGATAGCTGCAG AGCGGGGTCCGTTCCCCCCGGCACCACAGAGGAACAGCTGCACTACGCCAAGAAGCTCTATGACTCTGCCTTTCACCCTGACACTGGCGATCGCATGAACCTGATTGGTCGAATGTCCTTCCAGGTGCCCGGAGGGATGGCCATAACGGGTGGTATGCTACAGttttacag gaCAGTCCCTGCTGTAGTGTTCTGGCAGTGGGTGAATCAGTCGTTTAATGCTCTGGTCAACTACACCAACAGAAATGCTGCTTCCCCCATCACACCCAA TCAAATCGGAGTAGCCTATTTAACAGCAACTAGCACTGCTCTAGCCACTGCTGTGGGACTCAACTTCTACACAAAG AGAGCCCCTCCGCTGGTGGCGCGCTGGGTTCCGTTTGCAGCTGTGGCGTCCGCTAACTGTGTCAATATCCCAATGATGAGGCAACA GGAGCTCCTGAATGGCATAGCTGTAACAGATGAGAATGGAAACAAACTTGGCCATTCCAAG AAAGCAGCTGTGAAGGGCATCACCCAGGTGGTCATTTCCCGGATTACCATGGCAGCACCGGGCATGA AGGATCACCTTCTTCCACGGACCTTTACAAGTCATGATGGTGGGAGCGTT CCTGGTCTTCATGGTCCCTGCAGCCTGCTCCCTGTTCCCTCAGCAATG CTCCATGGCTGTGTCTAA
- the LOC139571161 gene encoding ADP-ribosylation factor-like protein 3 — protein MGLLSILRKLKSTPDQEVRILLLGLDNGGKTTLLKQLASEDISHITPTQGFNIKSVQSQGFKLNVWDIGGQRKIRPYWRNYFENTDVLIYVIDSADRKRFEETGQELAELLDEEKLSGVPVLIFANKQDLLTAAPASEIAEGLNLHTIRDRVWQIQSCSALTGEGVQDGMNWVCKSVNAKKK, from the exons ATG GGTTTGCTGTCAATCCTTCGAAAGCTAAAGAGCACACCTGATCAGGAGGTTCGGATCTTGTTGTTGGGTTTGGACAACGGAGGAAAGACCACGCTACTGAAACAACTGGCCTCTGAGGACATCAGTCACATCACTCCCACACAG ggctTCAACATAAAGAGTGTTCAGTCTCAGGGTTTTAAGCTGAATGTCTGGGACATCGGGGGACAGAGGAAGATCAGACCCTACTGGAGAAACTACTTTGAGAACACTGACGTGCTG ATTTATGTCATCGACAGTGCGGACAGAAAAAGATTTGAAGAGACGGGACAG GAGCTGGCTGAGCTGTTGGATGAGGAGAAGCTTAGTGGGGTTCCAGTGCTGATCTTTGCCAACAAGCAAGACCTGCTGACAGCTGCCCCAGCTTCTGAGATCGCTGAGGGACTCAACCTGCACACTATCCGGGACCGCGTCTGGCAGATCCAGTCCTGCTCCGCCCTCACTGGAGAGGGGGTACAG GACGGAATGAACTGGGTCTGCAAGAGTGTCAATGCTAAGAAGAAGTAG
- the LOC139571162 gene encoding E3 ubiquitin-protein ligase TRIM8-like codes for MASNMATSDLSETWRNCFEEELICPICLHVFSEPIQLPCKHNFCRGCISEAWAKDSSLVRCPECNHAYSQKPALEKNHKLSNIVDKFNALSVEKAASPVLQCILCRRGPPLPAVKVCLRCSAPCCQSHVQTHLQQPCSALGHLLVEAEAVKAWTCPQHDEYRLYHCEAEQTAVCQYCCFTRCHPSHGHGVTDVELRRNDIRQNLLRQQERVEERVQDIDEQLCKLDSDKCVVEDRVCELKEEVRVQYQRMQHFLEEDLSRTLEVLERARSRFCQENAGQVLALGEQRHEAQKLLSSVHTAFGKAEELGFMKNTKPVKILMERSQACVGSALPPYKVGSLNSKLFLSELSKREKSLRKTLEAPLAPPSSFLQSVQAYPSGLGSGAEKRKHSSVFPESNGSAGKTSASGFKDSSSKQPYLGPNSAPGEGQSSNQQPLVPCGPSHMNENGGTGSGSGSLTNHHSGSVFGPSHFPPAGGSSSHTSQQAVLPQYGGRKILVCTMDNCYCSGVPSVSGHRGHPPYPRSGSFPWVSTQDYPPPPGLASGAPAMQGLAVRDWIDAQQTHRHTDFYGLYGQPSTKHYVTS; via the exons ATGGCCTCCAACATGGCGACCTCCGACCTGTCCGAGACATGGAGGAACTGTTTCGAAGAGGAGCTGATCTGCCCCATCTGCCTGCACGTCTTCTCCGAGCCTATCCAGCTGCCCTGCAAGCACAACTTCTGCCGGGGCTGCATCTCCGAAGCCTGGGCTAAAGACTCCTCACTGGTCCGCTGCCCTGAGTGCAACCACGCCTACAGTCAGAAGCCTGCTCTGGAGAAGAACCACAAGCTGTCCAACATCGTGGACAAGTTCAACGCGTTGTCTGTAGAGAAGGCCGCCTCGCCGGTGCTGCAGTGTATTCTGTGCCGCCGTGGCCCCCCGCTCCCGGCTGTCAAGGTTTGCCTGCGCTGTAGCGCCCCCTGTTGCCAGAGCCACGTCCAGACACACCTGCAGCAGCCCTGCTCCGCCCTGGGACACCTGCTGGTGGAGGCTGAGGCAGTCAAGGCCTGGACGTGTCCTCAGCACGACGAGTACAGACTGTACCACTGTGAGGCAGAACAGACAGCCGTGTGTCAATACTGCTGCTTCACACGATGCCATCCCAGTCACGGACACGGAGTCACTGACGTGGAGCTACGCCGCAACGATATACGG CAAAATCTATTGCggcagcaggagagggtggaggagagagttcAGGACATCGATGAGCAGCTCTGTAAACTCGACTCTGACAAGTGTGTGGTGGAG GATAGAGTGTGTGAGCTAAAAGAGGAGGTGCGTGTGCAGTACCAGCGGATGCAGCACTTCTTGGAAGAAGACCTGTCCCGAACACTGGAGGTTCTAGAGCGGGCGCGTTCTAGGTTCTGCCAGGAGAACGCGGGCCAGGTTCTAGCTCTGGGAGAACAGAGACACGAGGCCCAGAAGCTGCTCAGCTCGGTCCACACGGCCTTCGGCAAGGCTGAGGAGCTGGGCTTCATGAAGAATACTAAACCTGTCAAGATCCTCATGGAGAG GTCTCAAGCGTGCGTGGGAAGTGCGCTCCCTCCCTACAAGGTGGGCAGTCTCAACTCTAAGTTGTTCCTGTCAGAACTCTCCAAGAGAGAGAAGAGCCTACGGAAAACACTGGAAG ccCCCCTAGCCCCTCCCTCCTCGTTCCTCCAGTCCGTCCAGGCGTATCCCAGCGGCCTTGGCTCCGGGGCAGAGAAACGCAAACACTCCTCTGTGTTCCCAGAAAGCAACGGAAGCGCCGGGAAAACATCTGCTTCCGGGTTCAAGGACTCATCATCCAAGCAGCCCTACCTAGGCCCAAACTCTGCCCCTGGGGAGGGCCAATCCTCTAATCAGCAGCCTCTGGTTCCCTGTGGCCCCTCCCACATGAATGAAAATGGCGGAACAGGAAGTGGAAGTGGCTCTCTAACAAATCACCATTCAGGGTCTGTGTTTGGTCCCTCCCACTTTCCCCCTGCTGGCGGTAGCTCCTCCCATACTTCTCAGCAGGCAGTGCTCCCCCAGTATGGCGGGCGTAAGATCCTGGTGTGTACCATGGATAATTGCTACTGCTCTGGGGTACCCTCTGTGTCAGGCCACCGCGGCCACCCTCCCTACCCACGTTCAGGCTCCTTTCCCTGGGTAAGCACCCAGGACTACCCCCCTCCCCCTGGCCTGGCCTCTGGAGCTCCAGCCATGCAAGGGCTGGCTGTCAGAGACTGGATAGATGCACAGcagacgcacagacacacagacttcTATGGCCTGTATGGGCAGCCCTCCACCAAGCACTATGTCACCAGTTAA